In one Nicotiana tomentosiformis chromosome 6, ASM39032v3, whole genome shotgun sequence genomic region, the following are encoded:
- the LOC104104754 gene encoding respiratory burst oxidase homolog protein E-like — protein sequence MQQLVSILSSSSFGSSSKRSNYSRNFDLPEDSTPATANCRDFNRAAMLPIFLNDLHRNNNNNNDDDEELVEITVELDDNSIVVCNVMPTPANSSHNNTKAAGGEEVSRTSGAGTKIRRRFSTGSLTSISDVDNDHVFCTRINDNSEQTILSIREEMKSKLKLVRNKSSAQHALGGLRFISKKSTGEFEDNVLWEKVEARFNALAKEGLLAREDFGECIGMEDSKEFAVGVFDALARRRHQKTAKITKSELHDFWLQISDQSFDARLQIFFDMADSNGDGRITRDEVQELIMLSASANKLSRLKERAEDYAFLIMEELDPEDLGYIELWQLEALLLQRDNYMNYSRSLSTPSVGCSQNSGSLKPKDIIKRASCTLECLVLKNWQRGWILLLWMITMAGLFTWKFLQYRQRAPFQVMGYCLPIAKGAAETLKLNMALILLPVCRNTLTKLRSTRSRLLIPFDDNINFHKIIAFAIAVGVVLHAGNHLACDFPRLVNSSTEKFTLISSHFDNVKPSYKSLLTGVEGITGIGMVILMTITFTLASRRFRRNLVKLPPPLNRLTGFNAFWYSHHLLAMVYVLLLIHGIFLFLDHQWYHKTTWMYISIPLLLYAAERSFRKCRSEYFGVKIFKVSVLPGDVLSLIISKPNGFKYKSGQYIFLQCPTISSFEWHPFSITSAPGDDYLSVHIRTVGDWTAELKRVFTEDNSSACVIGRAKFKEFEDVDQRSLPRLLVDGPYGAPAQDYQNYDVLLLVGLGIGATPFISILKDLLNNSRTEDNVDSSTEITSSYDSWRSVATSSVASSGRKKLQKTKNAYFYWVTREPGSFEWFKGVMNEVAEIDHKGQIEMHNYLTSVYDKDDARSTLITMLQALNHAKHGVDIVSGTRVKTHFARPKWKEVFNRIASKHPFSTVGVFYCGTPVLAKELKKLSKVLTYKTSTRFVFHKEHF from the exons ATGCAGCAGCTCGTATCAATTTTGAGTTCTTCCTCTTTCGGAAGCAGCTCAAAGCGATCGAATTACAGCCGGAACTTTGACTTGCCGGAGGACTCAACGCCGGCGACGGCAAACTGTCGCGATTTCAACCGAGCTGCAATGTTGCCGATTTTCCTCAACGATTTGCAcagaaacaacaataacaacaacgacGATGACGAGGAATTAGTTGAAATCACGGTAGAGCTGGACGATAATTCGATCGTTGTGTGTAATGTAATGCCGACGCCGGCTAATTCATCGCACAATAATACAAAAGCCGCTGGAGGTGAAGAAGTTTCTAGAACATCCGGCGCCGGTACCAAAATTCGCCGGAGATTTTCAACGGGATCACTGACGTCAATATCCGACGTGGATAATGATCACGTTTTTTGTACTCGGATTAATGATAATAGTGAGCAGACAATTTTATCGATACGTGAAGAGATGAAATCGAAATTGAAGCTAGTGAGAAATAAATCGAGTGCTCAGCACGCGCTTGGAGGATTGAGATTTATAAGCAAGAAAAGTACTGGAGAATTTGAAGATAATGTGCTATGGGAAAAAGTTGAGGCTCGGTTCAATGCTTTGGCTAAGGAGGGATTGCTTGCTAGAGAAGATTTTGGTGAATGCATCG GAATGGAGGATTCGAAAGAGTTTGCGGTGGGAGTTTTTGATGCACTAGCGAGACGACGACATCAAAAGACGGCGAAGATAACGAAATCAGAACTTCATGATTTTTGGTTGCAGATTTCTGACCAGAGCTTCGACGCTCGCCTTCAGATTTTCTTTGACAT GGCTGATAGCAATGGAGATGGAAGGATTACCAGAGATGAAGTTCAAGAG CTAATAATGCTGAGTGCTTCGGCAAATAAGCTGTCCAGATTAAAGGAACGTGCAGAAGATTATGCTTTTTTAATAATGGAGGAATTAGACCCTGAAGATCTTGGTTACATTGAG TTATGGCAGTTGGAAGCACTTCTTCTGCAAAGGGACAATTACATGAATTACAGCAGATCTTTAAGCACACCAAGTGTTGGATGTAGTCAAAACTCAGGATCCCTTAAGCCGAAAGACATAATAAAGAGAGCGAGCTGCACCCTCGAATGTCTTGTACTAAAGAACTGGCAAAGAGGTTGGATTCTATTGCTATGGATGATAACAATGGCCGGACTTTTCACATGGAAATTCTTACAGTATAGGCAAAGGGCACCATTCCAAGTTATGGGATATTGCTTGCCAATAGCTAAAGGTGCTGCAGAGACTCTCAAGTTAAATATGGCACTCATCCTTTTACCGGTTTGTCGTAACACATTAACTAAGCTAAGGTCTACAAGATCCAGATTACTTATCCCTTTCGACGATAACATCAATTTTCACAAG ATTATTGCATTTGCCATAGCAGTTGGAGTAGTACTTCACGCGGGGAATCATTTAGCGTGTGATTTTCCCCGTCTGGTTAACTCATCTACAGAAAAATTTACACTTATATCGTCTCATTTTGACAACGTGAAGCCTAGTTATAAAAGCCTTTTGACTGGTGTTGAAGGCATCACAGGTATTGGTATGGTAATTTTGATGACAATTACTTTCACATTAGCATCACGACGATTCAGGAGAAATTTGGTGAAGCTGCCACCTCCTCTCAACCGATTAACAGGCTTTAACGCATTTTGgtattctcatcaccttctcgcAATGGTTTATGTATTGCTACTAATACATGGAATATTCCTGTTCTTGGACCACCAATGGTATCACAAAACA ACATGGATGTACATCTCCATTCCGTTGCTCCTGTATGCTGCAGAGAGGAGTTTCAGAAAATGCAGATCAGAATACTTCGGAGTTAAGATTTTTAAG GTTTCTGTACTTCCAGGAGACGTTCTCAGTTTGATCATATCAAAACCAAATGGTTTCAAATACAAGAGTGGGCAGTACATATTCTTGCAATGCCCAACAATCTCCTCATTTGAATG GCATCCATTTTCTATAACATCTGCACCAGGAGACGACTACCTCAGTGTTCACATACGCACTGTAGGTGACTGGACAGCTGAACTTAAGCGAGTATTCACCGAGGATAACAGTTCAGCATGTGTAATTGGTCGAGCTAAGTTCAAAGAATTTGAAGATGTTGATCAAAGAAG TTTACCTCGATTGCTTGTTGATGGACCGTATGGTGCCCCAGCACAAGACTATCAAAATTACGATGTCTTACTTCTTGTAGGACTTGGAATTGGAGCTACACCTTTTATAAGTATCTTGAAGGATCTATTAAACAATTCAAGAACAGAAGACAATGTG GATTCTAGTACTGAGatcacttcatcatatgatagctGGAGAAGTGTTGCAACTTCAAGTGTGGCATCAAGTGGAAGAAAGAAATTACAGAAGACCAAAAATGCATATTTTTATTGGGTTACTAGAGAACCTGGATCGTTCGAGTGGTTTAAAGGAGTCATGAATGAAGTTGCAGAGATAGATCACAAG GGTCAGATAGAGATGCACAATTATTTGACAAGCGTTTATGATAAAGATGACGCGAGGTCCACTCTAATCACCATGCTTCAGGCACTTAACCATGCCAAACATGGTGTTGACATCGTTTCTGGCACTCGG GTGAAGACACATTTTGCAAGGCCCAAGTGGAAAGAAGTATTCAACAGAATAGCTTCCAAGCATCCTTTTTCAACAGTAG GAGTTTTCTATTGTGGGACGCCTGTTTTAGCCAAGGAGTTGAAGAAGCTATCAAAAGTATTGACTTATAAGACATCCACAAGATTTGTTTTTCACAAGGAGCACTTTTGA